Proteins encoded in a region of the Lathamus discolor isolate bLatDis1 chromosome Z, bLatDis1.hap1, whole genome shotgun sequence genome:
- the PDP2 gene encoding pyruvate dehydrogenase [acetyl-transferring]-phosphatase 2, mitochondrial → MSRTVSSWILSSARNGIVLQGKGRLYSICIPNRNKIKWKVVFSKTQLYPAGSSSLDNVFSLKAFRHTSTEEEHFSFQLSPSQINDILRAGELSHKILTFNGKNANSVLRFESNQLASNSPIEDRRSAATCLQTKGMMFGVFDGHAGSACAQAVSDRLLHYIAVSLMSRQTLEELELAVECMKPVLPILQWHKHPNDVEYREITSQYFENLRVYWQHLLDLDTEPAFSLEEAMICAFKRLDSDISLEVQAPQENELMRNVALQVAFSGATACVAHIDGVHLHVANTGDCRAILGVHEEDGTWSTLPLTRDHNAIDEFEIRRLKREHPGSEEKTLFVNDRLLGILMPSRAFGDVQLKWSKELQHSVLENSCDIEDLNIYQYVPPNYHTPPYLTAEPEVTYHKLRSKDKFLVIASDGLWEMLSNEKVVKLVAGHLSELNVQKPQLAFEKPVNLGYMHSLLLQRKNKGIASLDQNIATHLIRHAIGSNEYGEVDQEKLAAMLTLPEDLARMYRDDITVTVVYFNSETIENYYRNNK, encoded by the coding sequence ATGTCAAGAACTGTATCATCCTGGATCTTAAGCTCAGCAAGAAATGGCATTGTTTTACAAGGAAAAGGACGTTTGTACTCCATCTGTATCCCAAACAGAAACAAGATAAAATGGAAAGTTGttttttccaaaacacagctgtaccctgctggaagcagcagtttAGACAATGTCTTCTCCTTAAAAGCATTCCGACACACTTCTACTGAAGAagagcatttttctttccagttgtcTCCATCACAAATCAATGATATACTCAGAGCAGGGGAATTATCCCATAAAATACTGACTTTCAATGGTAAAAATGCGAATTCTGTGTTGAGGTTTGAAAGTAACCAGTTGGCATCCAACAGCCCTATAGAAGACCGCAGAAGTGCAGCCACTTGTTTGCAGACCAAAGGGATGATGTTTGGGGTCTTTGACGGTCATGCAGGTTCTGCATGTGCTCAGGCAGTGAGTGACAGGCTCCTTCATTATATAGCAGTTTCTCTCATGTCTCGGCAAACCTTGGAGGAGCTTGAGCTTGCTGTGGAGTGCATGAAACCAGTTCTGCCTATCCTACAGTGGCACAAGCATCCTAATGATGTAGAATATCGAGAAATAACTTCACAATATTTTGAAAACCTCCGGGTTTACTGGCAGCATTTACTGGACCTAGACACTGAGCCAGCATTCAGTTTAGAAGAAGCCATGATATGTGCATTCAAACGATTAGACTCAGACATATCACTGGAAGTTCAGGCACCCCAGGAAAATGAGTTGATGAGAAATGTTGCCCTTCAAGTAGCTTTTTCTGGTGCAACAGCCTGTGTAGCTCACATTGATGGTGTTCATTTACATGTTGCAAACACAGGTGATTGCAGAGCAATTTTAGGGGTTCATGAAGAAGATGGGACGTGGTCTACTCTCCCTCTGACCCGAGACCACAATGCCATTGATGAGTTTGAAATTAGGAGACTGAAAAGGGAACATCCTGGATCTGAGGAGAAAACACTATTTGTGAATGACAGGTTATTGGGGATTCTTATGCCTTCCAGGGCTTTTGGAGATGTGCAATTAAAGTGGAGTAAGGAACTGCAGCATAGCGTTCTTGAGAATAGCTGTGATATTGAGGATTTAAATATTTACCAGTACGTTCCTCCAAACTACCATACACCCCCGTATTTAACTGCAGAGCCTGAAGTCACATACCACAAATTAAGAAGCAAGGATAAGTTTCTAGTTATTGCTTCAGATGGACTGTGGGAGATGTTAAGTAATGAGAAGGTTGTAAAACTTGTTGCTGGACACCTTTCAGAGCTTAATGTGCAGAAACCACAACTGGCTTTTGAGAAACCAGTTAATTTGGGTTACATGCACAGTTTGTtacttcagaggaaaaataaaggcattGCCTCACTTGACCAGAACATAGCTACTCATTTAATAAGGCATGCAATTGGAAGTAATGAGTATGGGGAGGTGGACCAAGAGAAACTTGCTGCAATGCTGACACTGCCTGAAGACCTTGCGAGAATGTACAGAGATGATATCACAGTTACTGTGGtgtattttaattcagaaacaATTGAAAATTACTACAGAAACAATAAGTAG